From one Butyricimonas faecihominis genomic stretch:
- a CDS encoding DUF4831 family protein yields MKKLFFIIGLVGLVSLSVSGQKKRELTTQVSVDYTLPKISYDVVITMECSRLIPGPFRQYAEQQLGVSPEITSEGEEWTIKNIKFIPRALPDPKASYTVNAIGEYNSILLNVTPEGFLAGVGSGNTNRTRDEEIVYEEKEKSVGTGINYVYFGIRSTQKEVLDSNFTEMEVEGEMRRVWDPIERHVLKENKDYVDEITSEIFNIRKKRLELLAGGSATAEALKALDELEANYMSLFMGKRETREVVKTISFIPEKADESIVLFRFSANDGITAKNNVSAIPYIVELKNIYVPKKDAQQAGNSRPVPSLSYREPAVADLCLLKGKETVMTVRSVIPQLGFIKQFPLDVINNEGISIDFYPQYGSIKGIMKK; encoded by the coding sequence ATGAAAAAGTTATTTTTTATAATCGGGTTAGTGGGATTAGTATCCCTGTCTGTTTCGGGACAGAAAAAGAGAGAGTTGACCACGCAGGTGTCAGTTGATTATACTTTACCAAAGATCAGTTACGACGTGGTTATTACGATGGAATGTAGTCGTTTGATTCCGGGGCCTTTCCGGCAATATGCCGAACAACAGTTAGGTGTTTCTCCGGAGATCACGAGTGAAGGCGAAGAGTGGACGATTAAGAATATCAAATTTATTCCGCGGGCCTTGCCTGATCCGAAAGCTTCTTATACCGTGAATGCTATCGGAGAATATAACTCTATTTTGTTGAATGTAACTCCTGAAGGCTTTTTAGCCGGTGTGGGAAGTGGCAACACGAACCGAACTCGTGACGAAGAGATTGTTTACGAGGAAAAAGAGAAAAGCGTGGGGACAGGTATTAATTACGTGTATTTCGGTATTCGTTCTACCCAGAAGGAAGTACTTGATTCCAATTTCACGGAGATGGAAGTTGAAGGAGAGATGCGCCGGGTATGGGACCCGATAGAACGTCACGTGTTAAAAGAAAATAAAGATTACGTGGATGAGATCACGTCAGAGATATTCAATATTCGTAAAAAAAGATTGGAATTATTGGCCGGAGGTTCGGCCACGGCAGAGGCTTTAAAAGCTCTGGATGAACTTGAGGCAAATTACATGAGTTTGTTCATGGGAAAAAGGGAAACCCGTGAAGTGGTTAAAACCATCTCTTTTATTCCGGAAAAAGCCGATGAATCGATCGTTTTGTTCCGTTTTTCTGCGAACGACGGGATCACGGCAAAAAACAACGTGTCTGCTATCCCTTATATTGTAGAATTGAAAAATATCTATGTTCCGAAGAAAGATGCCCAACAGGCTGGGAATTCCCGTCCGGTTCCGTCTCTATCTTATCGTGAACCGGCTGTTGCCGATTTGTGCTTGCTGAAAGGAAAAGAGACCGTGATGACTGTTCGGAGTGTCATTCCACAACTCGGATTCATCAAGCAATTCCCTTTGGATGTCATCAACAACGAAGGTATTTCCATTGATTTCTACCCGCAATATGGTTCGATAAAAGGTATAATGAAAAAATAA
- a CDS encoding NAD(P)H-hydrate dehydratase, producing the protein MLKNNKIFKTSDLQKLDKYTIENEPVTSLDLMERAATVFTEKLLIFFPNSHIFNILAGSGNNGGDGYVVARLLYQNGLNVKVFGLHENDHLSPNCAVNRERFINMGGCYIEVKNPDNLQPDENSVLVDAIFGAGLNRPVTGFLGDIIRRINGLSHPVVAIDMPSGLMGEDNGENNGAIIKADYTFTFQFPKLAFMFPENVVYVGHWEVLDIRLHPIILREYPATYYYLTEEVVTSRLLIPAKFSHKGTLGNTLLIVGSYSMMGAAVLAAKGAIRSGTGLLSVHVPRKLKEMIHLSVPEALVEVDRNEFCFSGVDNLSRFQAVGIGSGIGTSPVTAEGIRQLLSVWRGKIVLDADALNLLAADSRLLELLPDGAVLTPHSKEFERLAGKSVNDFDRLNKLSTFARLHQVYVVLKGAHTIIATPEGECYFNMTGNPGMAKGGAGDVLTGVIAALLASGHSPLDATMIGVYAHGLAGDLAAEEQGMRGTRAGDIADKLGWVWKKMETYNMAKQR; encoded by the coding sequence ATGTTGAAGAATAATAAAATTTTCAAGACATCGGATTTACAAAAATTGGATAAATATACGATTGAGAATGAGCCGGTAACATCGTTAGATTTGATGGAGAGGGCGGCTACTGTTTTTACAGAAAAATTATTGATTTTTTTCCCCAATAGTCATATTTTTAACATTCTGGCCGGTTCCGGAAATAACGGGGGAGACGGGTATGTCGTGGCAAGATTGTTATATCAAAACGGATTGAATGTCAAGGTTTTCGGTCTGCATGAAAACGATCATCTCTCTCCGAATTGTGCCGTGAACAGGGAACGTTTCATTAATATGGGAGGATGTTATATTGAGGTGAAAAATCCGGATAATTTGCAGCCGGACGAAAATAGCGTGCTGGTGGATGCCATTTTCGGGGCCGGGTTAAATCGTCCGGTAACGGGATTTTTGGGAGATATAATTCGTCGGATAAATGGTTTGTCCCATCCGGTTGTGGCAATAGATATGCCTTCCGGTTTAATGGGAGAGGATAACGGGGAAAATAACGGGGCGATCATAAAGGCTGATTACACGTTCACTTTTCAATTTCCTAAGTTAGCCTTTATGTTCCCGGAAAATGTAGTTTACGTGGGACATTGGGAAGTGCTGGATATTCGTTTACACCCGATTATCTTGCGGGAGTATCCTGCTACTTATTATTATCTGACAGAAGAAGTCGTTACATCCCGATTATTGATTCCGGCAAAGTTTTCCCACAAGGGGACTTTGGGTAATACCTTATTAATAGTAGGCTCTTATTCCATGATGGGGGCAGCCGTGTTAGCAGCCAAGGGGGCTATTCGGTCCGGAACGGGACTGCTTTCCGTGCATGTTCCCCGTAAGTTGAAAGAAATGATCCATCTCTCCGTGCCGGAGGCATTAGTTGAAGTGGATCGGAATGAATTTTGTTTTTCCGGTGTAGACAATCTTTCCCGTTTCCAAGCGGTCGGGATTGGTTCGGGAATCGGGACTTCACCTGTCACGGCAGAAGGAATTCGTCAACTATTATCCGTGTGGCGAGGAAAGATCGTGTTGGATGCAGATGCCTTGAATTTGTTGGCAGCGGATTCAAGATTACTGGAACTTCTTCCGGATGGAGCAGTGCTGACTCCTCACTCGAAAGAATTTGAAAGATTAGCAGGAAAAAGTGTAAATGATTTTGATAGATTAAATAAATTAAGCACCTTTGCACGTCTACACCAAGTGTATGTCGTGCTGAAAGGTGCGCATACAATAATAGCTACCCCGGAGGGTGAATGTTACTTTAACATGACAGGTAACCCGGGAATGGCTAAAGGAGGAGCGGGGGACGTGTTGACGGGTGTTATCGCCGCTTTACTGGCAAGTGGTCATTCTCCATTAGATGCAACTATGATTGGAGTGTATGCCCACGGTTTAGCTGGAGATCTGGCTGCAGAGGAGCAGGGAATGAGAGGAACACGTGCCGGGGACATTGCTGATAAACTGGGTTGGGTGTGGAAAAAGATGGAAACATATAATATGGCTAAACAGCGATAG